The DNA sequence ATGTAGATACAGTAGTTTTGCCTATTTCAGAATTTGAGAAAGTAAATTTTACTTTGTAAAGTAGAAAATTACTAACTTGTACTTATTCTACTTCAACAGTGCTAAAAGAGCCCATACCTTTTCTTTGCAGCTGGAAAGCATGCTAATAATGCTAAGACAAACAGATTGCACTGAGAGGGCTGGAGACCAGTCTTCCGTTAGAATGGATAAACAGATATGACCATTGCTATAAACATGAGGATGAACAGGGATATTGTCTCCAGTAAACATGacctaaaaaaaaagaacaaaaataactAATTTATAGTCcccattttaaataaaactgtaTTGGTTTGGGGAAACAAAAGAATGTTATTTAAGCAGCAGGTCTGCCATTTTCACTTACACTAAATAACACACTTCACCATGTTGGGTTAATTCAATTTTGGAAACTATTAAATGAAATGTAAATCAATGGAAGCCTCAATAGCTAGTGAAGATGGAGTTAAATAAAGGGGATTTTCTATTAATATTTATACAGCATAGAAAAATGCAAAGGTAACAATGTAAAGTGCAGAATTTTGCAGCCTCAGTCTTCCACGTCCTAAGGAATACATCTGTCTAGCCAAAACACTGGATTTTAATGATTTTATAAGCCACAATGTTAAACACCAAGAAGCACAACAAGATTCACAAATGAGTATTATTATAAACCTGAacataacagaaataaaattctgGACAACTCATCCAGGTTCCAGTaggaagaataaaattaaaattcatcAATCTTATTAACTATAAATAAAGGACTTGTGAAACCAAGTATACCACAGTTTACcaaataagaaatatttaaaaaacattacTTCAAATAGAAAGAAATTTATTTGACATTGAGAATATGGAAGAAAAGCATTTAGAACCTTAACTCCTCTCTATTATAAGATACtatcacagtaaaaaaaaaggctaGAAAAGTAATTTTGACAACTACTGCTCTTACATCAAGTTTTTGTCAAACGTATCATTGGTTCAGGACCAGCAGAGAGTAAAAGTGAAATCTTCATATCAGCATTATACTCCTGAACTCCTTCTCCAACTCCTTTTATGCAATAAAAAACATAAATCTCTACCACTCATAACTATAATACCCAGCAATTTCTTAAGTATTTCTTAAGCTATATAGGTATGCATAAAAATAAGTAAACATGTACACACACACCCACCTCCTCACTGATGACAAGCAACACCAGCATATAGGAAACTGAAAATAGAGAGCTTAATTTATCTGCAAAATGGCAGACAGGTTTTTAAGGCATAAGAGAAACTGGATGCAGAATGATCTTTCACAGGTCTTTAAACTGGTATTTCTTAAGCATTGAAGGGTTTACCTTCATAATCCTGTAATGTATTTCACTTGTAACTAATATCCTGGTTTTACATGACAACCTGAACTAGGCGGACTAGGTAAGTAAAAGAGTGCACCCTGTGACAGATAACATACATTTAAAGGCAGAAAATATCCAAGTGATTAAAGTAGCACAATTGAAAACTGTCAACTCACAGTAACTAGATTTGAAGGAGAGGTAATTATGACCAAGAAATTATAGTGCTGCACAGCAATGTTTGAAAAATTGAAATTCTAGCCATCTAAAACAATCCAGTATCcagtatttaaatttttaatggTTTTCTGTGATAAAATTCAGTGTAGATGTATGGATCTAATTTGCTGCTTAACGATAAATTGCACAGAGCCACACACAGGTTGGCTAATGAACACAAACAACCTGGAAACAAATTAAACTGGCTACTCTCTTGTGGATCACCTATAATTAGTACCTTGCAAATCTGATGAGGTGCAGAAGTACAAGCAGCCAGTTTGTTCTATAAAAGACTGAAAGTCAGCATTCTAGTGTTTATCATGGTACCTAAAAATATATTAAGTTTTATGGCTTCAGTGTCTCTCACAGCTTCATGCTTCAGTTTTAACACCAATGAGAGAAGTTGCAGAGATAATTTCTAGAACTCTGAGCTGAAACAAACAGGACAAGAACTAAGACACCCTTGCTTTTCTACTTCCTTTTTCAGAAAAGCAGGGGTGAGAGCTGACCACTACTCTTATCAGCCATAATTTGATGTATTTCCCTCAGGTAACGGAGGAATGGATGTACACAGCACATTCTGCAGTCTCTAAGTTCTGCTGTTCCTTCAGTTCTCTAGGTTGTCTTGAAAGCAACCCAGTATCACATACCTCAGTTATAACACTATTTGCAGGTCTCTCAAGCACATCATGAATCTACGAGAATCCCTATCAGAAGCACAATATTTCTTCAGCTTTATTAACAATGGCAGCAGAGAAGATGCATGAGTCTTAAAAATCAACCAGAAAAAATATGTTGAAAGTAAGAAGGATGAAGCAGCAGTTGTTTACTTGGCTCCTCCATCGCAGTAAATAAAGAGGATCTTCCTACTTTACCCTGTATTTCATGACTTGAATATCAACATTAAAGAAGCCTCCAGGTTACACTACTTTCATCTGTTCAAGCAGACATCAGTCCCATACTTCACTGCAGAACCATTTGTAAAGAAAAGGCAGCTGCACAATGTGTTTAATACAAATTAAATTAAGCAGAGCTGACATTAGGCTATGTGGATAATACCATACACAGCACATGTCATACAGCTGTAAGCTGAAGGTAgcaggaagagagaaagaaggcaGCAGTTACCTGAGGCGAATCAAAAGGATACCGACTACTAAACTTaaataaaagctgaaatttTTCCCCTTCATAGAGTGTTCCTGGAGCACCTTCCATGTCTACAATCCACCTACGGAACAGGGGAAAAAGCTGTTAGCATTGTGGACTGACAAATTAATACTTGTACTCCTGGAGCACTGGACTAATCAAATCAAATATCAATCACAGCCAGACCGTCTAACTTCTCTGCTAACACTGCAACAATCACAAAGGTGAGCAATACATCATATTTAAAGAAACAAGTTTGGTGTTTTGCATACAGGCACTGACACAGTGAAGCAAATTACAAATGCAATTATGACTTGAACTATACACAGACCTATCAGTTCCCAAGAAATGGCTGCTAATATGAGAcaacaaagctgaaaaaaaaaaccctgcttgGAAACTTAAAAGGTTTGGAAGGAAACAAACTAGTACACATTCTCTTTTGGgttattttacttttctgtcaagaaaaattaaatacagtttattaaaataaaatctgtaacCAAGGGGAAAGGGTAAAGCTCATCTTGTACTTACTTTTGTGAAAAGCTCAGAAATTAAATGATATCTTACAGGCAATGGAACCAAAAATGGAAAAGTTAATagtataaaaattaaaaggtcccagcaaactaaaacaaaatccaaaaacAGAGTAATTTGAATCTGTAATGAAGATGATAACTCAACATACCAGtattctttttcctctccttctgctccttccaCCGTAATACCATTAAAGTAACTGACTGGTGGAGTTGCTGGGGAAGAGGGTGGTGGTGTTGCATGTGAgggttttcttatttttgggCTTCCATTGTGGTTTTTCTAGTACAGCTAAAATCAGATGCTTTGCATATTGTTTGACACACACAGCAACATTCTGCTACCCAATTTCCGTGATTTTACAGTTCTGTTGACCACTTAATACAATCCTTTGCAACATCACTTGcccatttttggttttttacctTTGATTGAGTTTTACAGATCTAAGCAACGCAGTAAGGTACAGAGACTACAAAAATACTCAGATATGGTTTACATGAACTCAAGGAAGGCAGCTGAGATTTTGCAGAACTGCAGTGTACTCAGAAAAGTCAACATCTCCAGCTGGCAGCTTTGATGATCCTCCTGTAGATATGCTCTACCTCTGTATTTAAGCCAtgcacattttttattttcccctctgtcactctttggaggtttttttgcttgttttattattgttattgtgctttgggttttggcattttttgaGAAAAACTGCTAGCCCTCACACTGTTCAAGAGGAATGCATGTTCAACAGTAGCACAGTGGTTACACAGTGAAGGCTGATGAAGTACCTTTCATATTTTAACTTTGTGAAGATGTCTTTGATTTAATCTATGTGCACTCCAGATCACTTATCTCTCCTTATGCCTTCTGCTTTTACATTTATACACACAGTGCAGCAACACTCTTTAGATTTATTGGTTCTTGTGATGCAGAACTTCCACTTTCAAGTCTTTAAATAGTTTACTTTACTAAGTAGAAGATAAGTTTGCCTGGACGTTGCTCCTTTTATGGTCAAGGAATCAGTAGGACCCATATTTCCTGTGTGCTTTACAGTTTAGCCTTCTCAAATTTCTAATCCttgtatatttaaaataaaagattgCTCAATGTTTTAAATGACCCAGTTACATCATGGGATCCGATTATTTTATTCAGCATCTTTAAAACCCAAGTGATTATTGCTACACaaaattttaacacaagcaatTCGAACTGTAATTTGATTAATGAACTCAAAACATGCTACCTAATACCAAAAACactcaaagagaaaaaaatatcattttacTTTTGACAAGAAGCTTCTAAAACAGTGACAGTTTCAAAATCTAGCATAACAGTAAATAGGAAGATTTTAGGTGCAAGGTATTGAAAGGTATAAAAGTTGTACAGGGCAGAAATTATAATGAGGTACTACTCTGGAAACAGAGATATCCTTTTCAATCAGTTCTAAACTTTGATTTAATACTTTTTTGTTGAAATAAGTGGATACCACTTACAAAATTAGACTGACTCATTTTTGCAGAAAACTAAAAACTGCAATTTCAGTTTTAGTCATATTCATCTGAATTATCACAAAGGCcaatgtaatttaaaaagcagtgagTGTTTAAGTCATGCTATATGTATATAGCAGTATATATGAGCCTCAGAAAAGCCTCATGTAACATGGTCTGAATGCCACCACCCAAAATGCAGATGTGAAAACATCAACATTCAGCTCTATGTTTAAGCTTCTCCATCAATTGATAACATAGTCCAGAACTTATAGTCTGAAATCATACTCTCATCAATGTTTACATGTGCTCAATTTTTAGCATTTCTCTAAAATGAAACTAAGcttatgagaaaaaaatgtcaacaCAGCCTGAATCTTTTGAATTTCTGTCAATTAAAGAATAGATTAATATCAAAAACAGCCCCTGTCCATTTCAATGGACACAGAATATTTTACCATGTTTCTCTTCCCATTTCACAAATCACCAAGAAAGCCAAGACAGGGGGAAAAGTGCAAACAAGTGTACCCAGACAACTTTGCTTTTTAAGAAGTTTTTTCCACTTGCCTTAGAGAAAGAAGGTAATGAAAATTAACAGCTATGACATATTTTCTATTCAAATGTCACGGAACTCTAAAACAGCCACTCCATTATTTCAATAAATCTAGAAAAGTTTAGGAGGTTAGTAGCTATGAAagataattaaattattttattctaaaaTATGCAGAAGCTTTTACTTGACAGTTTGTTAGACAGTAAAATGCCTAATAAAATTTTAGTAAATTCACTACCCTGTTCCTGAAAGTGTCCAACACATTACTGCAATATGCTTACTAAGGAGAACAATGTTTCATTGCCTAGACTAAAAGCAAAATTCACAATGTTACTTGGAGTAAGTGGTGGAAGTGTGAAGAGAACTGCTCATTATTTAGTCTTTTCAGCACAatagcagaaataaaacagtATACATACTTACTGTGTAATTGAATTTTGTACACTCTTTTCATCTAGAGTCATTCCTGGAGGTGGATCATTTTGAAATGCCAATAGTTCTTTTTGTAATCGTTTCTATAAAGAAATTGTATGGAATATTTGAAATACTAAATAAAGTTCAACAATAAACATGCACACTTAAGTACATTTCATCAATGTTGGAAAGGTAAAAGGAGTTTTACTTGactatttaaaaacaaagtgaAATTTAAAAGTGAGAAAGAAGGGTGACTTCTTTCCTAGAAATTCAACTGAAAAGACATAGGCAAAATAAGTTACAAGCTTTAAACTTACTTTTTGGGTAAAAGACAGTGGCACTTACATTTGCAACACTACAAAGGGAAGAGCTTATCTGCTACAAACTACATGGAGGTATAAACAAATTTACTGTGTAACAAAAACATCTGTAAGAGCTCTACGCCTAGCAGCAAACATTTCATATTTACACAACATCATcagatttaaaattaaatctaCACGACTTTAACAGCACAACTTCCTCCTCTAAGTAACCCAAGATGTTTCCATTTGGCATCCATGCAAGCCTTTGCTTTTTTCCAAGTCATCCCAGAGGACAGAACAGAAAACTAAACCAAGACTATTTGGATTGCACAACAGAAGCTAAAAACTTTACACTAACTGCATCTTAGAACCTACAGAGTCATAGCACTTATTAAAGTGTTATGGCAGTAGCTCAGGTAATTCTTGCCTATTTTGACAGAGATAAATCGGTCACTGCAAGAAGGTCCTGCAAGAAAACCAGAACAGTTTTCTTACAATCTACTGAGCAAGGGGAATGCAGCCTCTGTGCTGTCATTGGCAGTACTCTCAGAGTCAATTTTCTCCATATAAAGTTACACAATATGTTTTGTCATTTCCAAGCCATCTAGATGACAAAAAGTTCAAGGCTTTCTCATGTCTACTGTCCTTTTTTCCTGCCAACAATTTTAAGGTTAGCATCTACAAGTTCACTTCAACCTCGCTAcaagtcaaaattattttatactccaaaggaataaaaatatatgGTTTGGGGATTTAGTACCTCATTTCCATTCAatatccaattttttttttaaaacacaggtTTATCACACACTTGTAGCTGTTTTCCAGTGCTTAGTAGAACTTAAAAGGATTcccaggggaaaataaagggtTGATTTGTCAACACAGAAATCACTCAGTATCCCATCAGATATATTCAAAATCAGACTACAATAAATTCAACCACACAACTCATAAAGAAAAGGCCCTTATACATTCACAAtttacattctgaaaatattgaaataacTTTCTGTCTATATCAATCAACCCTGAAAACTTCCTTGGGCTTCCATATTGAAAGTTCCTACCTGGCACTGACATATAACAAACTGAAAACCCCATGCTAACAAATGCTAACATTTTCATAAGCTGTATTGTTTCATGGCTCACACATTGAAAAACAGGTTAGAATCCTAGtgtttatgtttttctttcagctcAGATTAAGAAAACACTAACAGTGTTTCCAACACCACTATTATGAA is a window from the Passer domesticus isolate bPasDom1 chromosome 1, bPasDom1.hap1, whole genome shotgun sequence genome containing:
- the UBE2W gene encoding ubiquitin-conjugating enzyme E2 W isoform X4, yielding MASMQKRLQKELLAFQNDPPPGMTLDEKSVQNSITQWIVDMEGAPGTLYEGEKFQLLFKFSSRYPFDSPQVMFTGDNIPVHPHVYSNGHICLSILTEDWSPALSVQSVCLSIISMLSSCKEKRRPPDNSFYVRTCNKNPKKTKWWYHDDTC
- the UBE2W gene encoding ubiquitin-conjugating enzyme E2 W isoform X1, with protein sequence MASMQKRLQKELLAFQNDPPPGMTLDEKSVQNSITQWIVDMEGAPGTLYEGEKFQLLFKFSSRYPFDSPQVMFTGDNIPVHPHVYSNGHICLSILTEDWSPALSVQSVCLSIISMLSSCKEKRRPPDNSFYVRTCNKNPKKTKWWYHAFVILHPELQLAVCACLIHSVGEEREKKGIEMGHSLFLSSC
- the UBE2W gene encoding ubiquitin-conjugating enzyme E2 W isoform X3 is translated as MTLDEKSVQNSITQWIVDMEGAPGTLYEGEKFQLLFKFSSRYPFDSPQVMFTGDNIPVHPHVYSNGHICLSILTEDWSPALSVQSVCLSIISMLSSCKEKRRPPDNSFYVRTCNKNPKKTKWWYHAFVILHPELQLAVCACLIHSVGEEREKKGIEMGHSLFLSSC
- the UBE2W gene encoding ubiquitin-conjugating enzyme E2 W isoform X2, coding for MEKRLQKELLAFQNDPPPGMTLDEKSVQNSITQWIVDMEGAPGTLYEGEKFQLLFKFSSRYPFDSPQVMFTGDNIPVHPHVYSNGHICLSILTEDWSPALSVQSVCLSIISMLSSCKEKRRPPDNSFYVRTCNKNPKKTKWWYHAFVILHPELQLAVCACLIHSVGEEREKKGIEMGHSLFLSSC